In Ipomoea triloba cultivar NCNSP0323 chromosome 7, ASM357664v1, a single genomic region encodes these proteins:
- the LOC116025763 gene encoding protein UXT homolog: MDAIKQEKVRRYEEFVDNRLKPDLVHAIAERDKVFEQQKIFSDLRRNIENLEKNSVTSLRSLVNLGSEVYMQAEVPDTRHIIVDVGLGFHVEFTWSEALTYISAREKKLAGQIEEYTRLIASIKAQIKMVCEGIRELLQLPADSFRRERDL; this comes from the exons ATGGATGCAATTAAACAAGAGAAAGTACGAAGATATGAGGAGTTTGTGGATAACCGTTTGAAACCAGATCTTGTTCATGCTATTGCTGAAAG GGATAAGGTCTTCGAGCAGCAAAAGATTTT CTCAGATTTGAGAAGAAACATAGAAAACTTGGAGAAGAATAGTGTGACAAGTCTGAGGTCACTAGTCAATCTGGGTTCAGAAGTTTACATGCAAGCTGAAGT CCCAGATACAAGGCACATAATTGTGGATGTTGGACTCGGCTTCCACGTGGAGTTCACTTGGTCTGAAGCTCTAACTTACATTTCAGCAAGGGAGAAGAAACTGGCTGG GCAAATAGAAGAATATACTCGCCTAATTGCATCAATTAAGGCACAGATCAAAATG GTTTGCGAAGGGATAAGGGAGCTACTCCAGCTTCCCGCAGATAGTTTCAGGAGGGAAAGAGATCTTTAG
- the LOC116024516 gene encoding protein argonaute 7-like, which yields MEETEAHTTNTKCTSKPAQSFRGSVVNHQSSNTANHYQSYPPLLPLPTPSLPALQNHSFRPKPHFKKPPLDWNSPPLATSSSASEPQDISASAAAGKSEKKDVRRVRARRPDSGGVEGQTISLLANHFLVKFNPLQQIFHYDVEISPNPSKEVARMIKREIVQVHSVAVSGAQPVYDGRRTIYSPAEFENDRIELYISLPIPSGKSSNPEQCKLFRINIRLVSKFDGKELSSYLSKEGDDWNPIPQEYLHALDVVLRESPTEKCLTAGRSFYSCSMGKEIGDGAVALRGFFQSLRPTQQGLALNVDFSVTAFHESIGVISYLEKRLHFLHDLSQRKTRVLTSEEKKEVEKALKNIRVFVCHRETVQRYRVYSLTEDATESLCFPDRDGKKLRLVNYFKDHYNYDIQFRNLPCLQISRSKPCYLPMELCVICEGQKFLGKLSDDQTAQILKMGCQRPRERKAIIDGVVAGPVGPTSGNQETEFKLEISRKMTQLYGRILQPPKLKLGDGGQVRHLTPSRHDRQWNLLDSHVFEGTRVDRWALISFGGTYDQRSSIPKFINQLSQRCEQLGIFLSKNTVVSPRFEPMHVLSSVKHLESELKKVHRAAVNNLQLLICVMERKHRGYADLKRIAETSIGVISQCCLYPNLSKLNSQFLANLALKINAKVGGCTVALYNSLPSQIPRLFQLDDPVIFMGADVTHPHPLDDVSPSIAAVVGSLDWPTASKYVSRMRSQTHRQEIIQDLAAMVGEILDDFYGELSKLPKRIIFFRDGVSETQFSKVLQEELQAIHGACSRFPGYNPPITFAVVQKRHHTRLFPNETLPSSARNQFCSENIPPGTVVDTVITHPREFDFYLCSHWGIKGTSRPIHYHVLWDENHFTSDELQKLVYNLCYTFVRCTKPISLVPPAHYAHLAAYRGRLYLERADSNAAATRSSSTISRPTPPTTTPLPKLTENIKNLMFYC from the exons ATGGAAGAAACAGAAGCCCACACCACAAACACAAAATGCACTTCCAAACCTGCTCAGAGCTTCAGAGGGAGTGTTGTGAACCATCAATCCTCAAATACAGCTAACCATTACCAGTCTTACCCACCCCTCCTCCCTCTCCCCACCCCCTCTCTCCCTGCCCTTCAAAATCACAGCTTTAGGCCCAAACCCCATTTCAAGAAACCTCCATTGGACTGGAACTCTCCCCCTCTTGCCACCTCATCTTCTGCTTCTGAGCCTCAAGATATCTCAGCTTCTGCTGCTGCAG GAAAAAGTGAGAAGAAAGATGTTAGGAGGGTTAGGGCAAGAAGACCAGATTCGGGTGGAGTGGAAGGGCAAACTATCTCGCTTCTTGCAAATCATTTTCTTGTTAAGTTCAACCCCTTGCAGCAAATCTTCCATTATGATGTCGAGATTTCCCCAAATCCATCCAAGGAAGTAGCGAGAATGATCAAACGAGAGATAGTGCAGGTCCACTCTGTGGCGGTTTCTGGTGCTCAGCCGGTTTATGATGGTAGGAGGACTATATACAGCCCTGCTGAATTCGAGAACGATAGGATTGAGTTGTACATTAGTCTTCCAATCCCGAGTGGCAAGTCTTCCAATCCCGAGCAGTGTAAGCTTTTCAGGATTAACATCAGGCTGGTTTCCAAGTTTGATGGGAAGGAGCTTAGTAGCTATTTGAGCAAGGAAGGGGACGATTGGAACCCGATTCCTCAGGAATATCTCCACGCTTTAGATGTTGTCTTGCGGGAAAGCCCAACCGAGAAGTGTTTGACAGCAGGGCGATCGTTTTACTCGTGCTCAATGGGAAAAGAGATTGGCGATGGAGCTGTGGCGCTGAGGGGGTTCTTTCAGAGCCTTAGACCAACCCAACAAGGCCTCGCTCTCAATGTGGATTTCTCGGTCACAGCTTTCCACGAGAGCATTGGCGTGATATCCTACTTGGAGAAGCGCCTTCACTTTCTGCACGATCTTTCTCAGAGGAAGACGAGAGTGTTAACGAGCGAAGAGAAGAAGGAAGTGGAGAAGGCCTTAAAGAACATTAGAGTATTTGTTTGCCACCGAGAAACTGTCCAGAGATACCGCGTTTACAGCTTAACTGAAGATGCCACCGAGAGTCTATGCTTTCCAGATCGGGATGGAAAAAAGCTAAGATTAGTGAACTATTTCAAGGATCACTATAACTACGATATACAGTTTAGGAACTTGCCATGCTTACAGATAAGTAGGAGCAAACCATGTTACCTCCCAATGGAACTTTGTGTAATTTGTGAAGGACAGAAGTTTCTCGGGAAACTTTCCGATGATCAAACTGCTCAAATCCTTAAAATGGGCTGTCAAAGGCCGAGAGAACGAAAAGCAATAATAGATGGCGTGGTGGCAGGACCAGTCGGGCCAACGAG TGGCAATCAGGAAACCGAATTTAAACTCGAGATTTCAAGAAAGATGACTCAACTATATGGGAGAATTCTGCAGCCTCCCAAGCTTAAACTCGGGGATGGAGGTCAGGTTAGACATCTGACCCCTTCACGCCACGATCGACAGTGGAACCTTCTCGACAGTCACGTCTTTGAAGGCACTCGAGTTGATCGTTGGGCGCTGATAAGTTTCGGTGGCACCTATGATCAGAGGTCCAGCATACCCAAGTTCATAAACCAGTTATCTCAGAGGTGCGAGCAATTGGGCATCTTCCTTAGCAAAAACACGGTAGTTAGCCCGAGGTTTGAGCCGATGCACGTGCTCAGCAGCGTAAAACACCTCGAATCTGAGCTGAAGAAGGTCCATAGAGCTGCGGTGAACAATCTCCAGCTCCTGATTTGCGTTATGGAAAGAAAACACAGAGGGTATGCTGATTTGAAACGAATTGCTGAGACGAGTATTGGTGTGATAAGCCAGTGCTGTCTGTACCCGAATCTGAGCAAGCTGAACTCGCAGTTTCTGGCAAATTTAGCTCTCAAGATCAATGCCAAAGTCGGGGGATGCACCGTCGCTCTCTACAACTCATTGCCATCTCAGATACCGAGGCTTTTCCAGCTCGATGATCCCGTGATTTTCATGGGAGCTGATGTTACTCATCCACACCCGTTAGACGATGTCAGCCCCTCGATAGCTGCAGTTGTTGGGAGCTTGGATTGGCCAACAGCCAGCAAGTATGTCTCGAGAATGAGGTCCCAAACGCACCGCCAGGAGATAATTCAAGACCTGGCTGCAATGGTAGGGGAAATTCTTGATGATTTCTACGGGGAGCTCTCGAAACTCCCCAAGAGAATCATCTTCTTCAGAGATGGGGTTAGCGAGACGCAATTCTCCAAAGTCCTGCAAGAAGAGCTGCAAGCAATCCACGGGGCTTGTTCTCGGTTTCCAGGCTACAATCCTCCCATTACCTTTGCAGTTGTGCAGAAAAGGCACCACACGAGACTGTTCCCCAACGAGACGCTTCCATCCTCAGCTAGGAACCAATTCTGCAGCGAAAACATTCCCCCGGGCACTGTTGTGGACACTGTGATCACTCACCCGAGGGAGTTCGATTTCTATCTTTGCAGCCACTGGGGCATCAAGGGCACCAGCAGGCCTATCCACTACCACGTCCTGTGGGACGAGAATCATTTCACTTCCGACGAGCTGCAGAAACTGGTCTACAATCTCTGCTACACCTTTGTGAGGTGCACAAAGCCTATTTCGTTAGTGCCTCCCGCCCATTACGCCCACCTCGCTGCATACAGAGGCAGACTCTATCTCGAGCGTGCTGATTCCAACGCTGCTGCCACCAGAAGTTCGTCTACAATCTCTCGGCCTACTCCTCCCACGACAACGCCACTGCCTAAACTCACCGAGAATATCAAGAACCTCATGTTTTACTGCTAG
- the LOC116024432 gene encoding protein-tyrosine sulfotransferase-like, with the protein MVCSSVSATSYASDAQDDFEQCENTVKNWASSSSQESENFEDQQVLKDFLFFLHVPRTGGKNYFHCFLEQLYTESAKCPASYDRIRFNTRNPHCNLSVTHDDYSLMSKLPKDQTSVVTIIRNPVDRVLSSYEFSVEVAARFLFNNNLAYATKTMKQIPSAEKFGGSTLDIWPWKYLVPWMTKDLFSRKDVRMLKGESGAVIGANNPYNVEEMVMPLHEFINDPIVLDLVHNGATFQVAGLTNNSYTDESHPVRRCVLKYQILGEYVLEVAKRRLDGMLYVGLTDKHQESASLFANVVVDQVLSKLAISNAAANISEQNYSSRQSVSLRERDRRIRNSWEVTWAERIEAGNGNSTTAKLVESYEMCIKRLLTAQEQKREGSMKFVRPVNFTQEARREIPKRIVEVISSLNSLDMQLYEYAQQMFEQQKQPWPQRVMVRERVDGMLNNVLYGASWKPLPFALPFLILLLFIFMFVNGRMMRRSKSKI; encoded by the exons ATGGTGTGTTCCTCAGTTTCTGCAACATCATATGCATCTGATGCCCAAGATGATTTCGAGCAGTGCGAAAACACAGTCAAGAACtgggcttcttcttcttcccaggaATCAGAAAACTTTGAGGATCAACAAGTGCTAAAGGACTTCTTGTTTTTCCTTCATGTCCCCAGGACAGGAGGAAAGAATTATTTTCACTG TTTCTTGGAACAACTTTACACTGAATCCGCGAAGTGCCCTGCTTCCTATGATAGAATAAGGTTCAATACAAG AAACCCTCACTGCAATTTGTCTGTTACTCACGACGACTATAGCTTGATGTCCAAGCTGCCTAAGGACCAAACTTCTGTGGTGACAATTATCAGGAATCCAGTCGATCGAGTTCTCAGTTCCTATGAGTTTTCTGTGGAGGTAGCAGCCAGGTTTCTGTTCAACAATAACTTAGCATATGCCACTAAAACTATGAAGCAGATTCCCAGTGCGGAAAAATTTGGAGGAAGCACTCTAGACATCTGGCCATGGAAGTATTTGGTTCCATGGATGACAAAAGATCTGTTTTCTCGT AAGGATGTTAGAATGCTCAAGGGCGAAAGTGGAGCTGTTATCGGAGCCAATAATCCATACAATGTCGAGGAAATGGTGATGCCTTTGCACGAGTTTATCAACGACCCTATTGTCTTAGACCTTGTTCACAATGGAGCCACATTTCAG GTTGCGGGACTCACAAACAACTCGTACACAGACGAGTCACATCCAGTGCGTCGCTGTGTTCTCAAGTATCAGATTCTTGGTGAATACGTGCTTGAAGTCGCGAAG AGGAGGCTGGATGGTATGTTGTATGTTGGGCTgactgataagcaccaagaatcaGCTTCTTTGTTTGCCAATGTGGTTGTTGATCAAGTGCTTTCCAAGTTGGCTATTAGCAATGCAGCTGCCAATATTTCTG AACAGAACTATTCATCCAGACAATCTGTTTCTTTGAGAGAG AGAGACAGAAGAATCAGAAATTCATGGGAAGTTACATGGGCAGAAAGAATTGAAGCAGGGAATGGAAAT AGTACGACTGCAAAACTCGTTGAATCATACGAAATGTGCATCAAAAGGTTACTGACAGCTCAAGAACAGAAGCGCGAGGGCTCTATGAAATTCGTTCGTCCAGTAAATTTCACACAGGAG GCTCGTCGTGAGATTCCCAAGAGAATCGTCGAGGTGATTAGCTCACTGAACAGCCTAGATATGCAGCTGTATGAATATGCACAGCAAATGTTTGAGCAGCAAAAGCAGCCATGGCCACAGAGAGTGATGGTTAGA GAGAGGGTGGATGGAATGCTCAACAATGTATTATATGGTGCCTCTTGGAAACCCCTTCCATTTGCATTGCCCTTTCTCATTCTGCTTCTCTTCATTTTCATGTTTGTGAATGGTAGAATGATGAGAAGATCAAAGTCTAAGATatga